From the genome of Roseinatronobacter sp. S2:
ATTACCTGAAGATAGAACTATCGCTTCGCGTCCGCATTTTCGGATGCTGCGTGCCCAAGGAATGCTGTGGTGATTCTTGGCATATGCTCTTTCAGCCAATCGGCCATCGCCTCTTCTTCCTGACAAATCTCTTTGCACAGTTGGGCGGTCTCAAAGTCGCCTTCCGCCATAGCCGCTTCGGCCAGAATGCGATAAGAGGCAATCTCCATAGCTTCAAATGCATAGCTCGCAAGCACACCCTTGACCACTTCATCCCCGGCAAAAACCCCGCCAAGGTTCTGCATCATGGCCGTGAATTTCGCCGATACGTCCTTCACACCAGAAGTCGAGATGCCGCGCCGCTCTATACAGGCCTCAAGGCGCTTGCGCTGGCTTATGGTCTCTTCCAGATGGGCCTGCATGCGCTCGGCAAGTTCGGGATAGTTCTTGATGCGGCTGACCTGACCCTCAAGTATGGATTCGGCCTGCTTTTCCATCGCATGCGCATCGCGCAACCACTGGTCGACATATTTCCGGGCATCGGACATCTTGAGTCTCCTTGAGTATTGGCTTTATTCTGACCCACTCCGAACCGGATGGCGTCGGATTTGTTCCAGTCGGCACCCTATTTCTGTTTCAGGATGACACTGATCTCTCCATTGCGTTCAAGGCGCGCCTCCTTGACTTCGTTCCAGTCCGATATCCTCGCCTTTAGGCGCAGAGCCTCCAGAAGGTCATTCTGGCTTATGTTGCCGCGTTTCATCGCCTTCCAGTCGGCCACCCCATCCTTGACAAGGACACGTGTGCTGCCCTTGACCAGCATACCGAACGCGTCCCACCGGACTGCGATTTGTGAAAAGAGCCAGTGAAGGGCGACAATTACGACCGCTGCCGTCAGTGTCGGCACAAAGGGCGACTGGCCGGTAATGGCGCGACTGATGATTGACCCAAGCATGACGCCAAGGATCACATCAAAGGCTGTGTTCTCTCCGATGAAGCGTTTCTTGCCTAGCCGCACAATCACCACGGAAAAGATAAAAACAACGACCGCGCGCAGCGCCATATGGCGCGTCTCAAGGTCGGCTTCGTTCAATCCCAGCGACCAGCTAATTGTCGACCAGATATCTTCCATCATGTGATTTCACCGTCAGCAAAAAACACCAGCTCTGCCAGCGGCGAACCGGCCCGGCATGTCGCCGCCAGGCTACGCCAGCGACACTTCCTGTGCGATAATGCCCAAGCACGCGCCTGTTCAAATTCAGTCCTGTGCGCTGTAAAGGCGAAACCGCAGACGCCGATATATGTTCCCGCGTTGGGACAATAAACTCTGCTATTGGGGGAACAAAGGTGACTTTAACTTTGTTGCTTCACTGCGCGCGCAGGTATCCCGTGCCACTGGGCTTGATATTCAAAGCCCTGACTGCTTGTCGCGAGGGAGTTCCGCGATGTCAAACGCACATGATAAGCCCACCTCCGCCGATAAGCTGGACCTGCAACTCCGCGCGCTTTTCGGACCGACCGTGGACGCGCCGGTACCGGATGAATTACAGCTTGCGGCACAGAGGCTGGAATATGCGCTGCGCGAATGCAAGCCGTCAGGAAGGCAGGAATAGCCCTGCTGGGGCGGCCCGACCAGACTGCGGAAATCTTGCCACGCCGTTTCCCCAACGGCGAGAGGGGCGCGGCCCGCATCCCCGCAAGGCCCCGACAGCGCGCGGGATTGGAACATCGTGGCGACGCTGTGGTTCTGCTGCAAGGCGGAAAGGAATAGATGATGCCTAAGCACCAACAAGAACCCAATACCCCATCAAGGCTCCGTCACGATATCGACACCGGCAAAGGACGCGACAAGATCGCCTATCCTGACCCTGCCGCCGCGCCGTTGGGAACCGACGATGAAGCCGCTGGAACGCCGGTGACGGGCATGCAAACGCAGCTGGCGCACCAGAACGAAATCTGTGACCGTGCTGGACGGGATGACGCAATGCTGCCCGACCGCGCGCATCAGGGCCAGCGCGGCGGCAGGACGCGCAAACGCCAACCGGGCCTGCTGATTATAGGGCTGGCCCTGCTTGTCATGATACTGGCGGTCCTTTTTTCTTTCACATAGCAGGCCCGCCGTGCGGCGAGGCAACCTCTTGAGGGCGGGCTTAAAGCACCCTTTGCCAAATACAGCCGGACGGCCCGCGCGGAACTGAGTCAGCGGGCGAGAGTTTATTCTGAGACGTAAAAGGAGTGAAACATGCAAACACTTTATCCAAGCCTGCTCCGGGATCTGGCGGCCATCGACGCCCCGCTTTGTGTCAGCCTTTATATGGAAATGTCAGCGGGCGGCGGCGAGCATGATCACATTCGCATCGCGCTCAAGAACGCGAAATCAGATGCCAAGAAAGCCATCGCAGCGGCAGATGCTGATGCTGCTGTGGTTTCTGCCGTAGAGCAGCGCTTGCAGGCATTGGGTTATCACGATGTCGCCGGTGGCCATGACCGTCGTGTTGCGGCATTCATCTCGCCTGATCTGACGCAGGTGGTTGACGCGCGTTTCACGGAAACCAGCGTTCATGTCGGCACGCGGTTTCGACTGGCCCCACTGCTGGACGATCTGGCGCAGACGCCCGATCACGCCGTGCTTGTCGTCGACCGCGACCGGGCGTGCCTCTACCAAACTGTCGGCGGGGCGCTTACCGAGCAGGATGTGCCTGACCTGCCCGCCTCTCTGGCTGATGTCAGCAAGTTCACCGATCAGCAAGAGAAGGGAAACATCCACGGGCGCGAAGATTCCGGTATTCCTGCATCATACCGTGGTGGCGTGATGAGTCCGTCAGGGCCTGCTGGGCCGTCGGGTGTCCCGCATCACAGCATGGGCGGCCATGACTGGCGCGAAGACCATGAAGAGGATCTGCGCAGCTACGCCAATCTTGTCATCAACGCCGTCCAGCACCATCTTAGCGGCACAAACACGCCTCTCGTTGTTGTTGCAGACCAGCGGCTACACGGGATGATCCGCTCAAGCACCGGATATCCCTTCCTTGTCGAGGAGGGGGTTACGCAGCATCCCGACACTCTCAATCAGGAACAGCTGCGCGATGCAGCGGCTGAATGCCTTCGCCACCAGATCGAGAAACGGCGCGCGGCGGCGTGGGATAAGGTGGCGATGTCACTGGGGCGCGGCGATCGCGAAGCCAGCGACGACCCTGCCGAAATTGTGTCGGCCGCCGCCGCCGGCCGTGTTGCACATATTTTCGCGCGAAGTGGCGGATCACTTCCCGGTCGCTTCGACGCTGCGACCCTGACTGCCCAACTCGACGCCGATGGTCGAGACGACCTGATCGATTGCGCCATCGTCGAAACCCTTCGAAACGGTGGTGAGGTCTTCCCGCTAGGAGAGCGTGGCGGCGAGGAAACGCACATTGCTGCATCGTTCCGCTATTAGGCAAGTCATGTGTGGCTGCCTGTCCCTGCGCGGGTTATCTGGGCGTGTCCCTGACGTGGCGATTGCGCAGCACAAGCGCCGTGAGGATTGGCAGCGTGGCGGTGCCAAGAAGCATCGCCCCGGCCCCGAAAGCGTCGGACGCAACACCAGCCAAAGCCGGACCCAGCACGCTGCCCGCGGCGGCAGCAAGCAATGCTGCTGTGAAGCTGAGCGACGGCAACGCGGGGAAAAGACGCTCCGACCAGAAAGCCAGAACCGCACTTGTCATCATGACATGCACCCCTTGAAGGCCGGATGAAACCGCCAACCCCATCCAGTTGTCCGGAAAGATTGCTGCGACAGACACAGAGATTGCACCCGCCAGCATCAGCAGTCGAAGAAGCACAGGCAACCCGATCCTGTCCCTGACACGCCCGGTCAGCAGGCCAGTGAGGCCAAAAAGCCCGTAGCATATGTAGACAAAGGCGGGTGTGGCGTTAACGGGAATACCGCGCATCCCCCCTGAGTTGACCATGTGATCCGCCGCGAATGCGATAAACACCGCCGAAGTCGTCCCATAGGCGAAACCGATGGCAAAGAGTGGGATCGCCGGCGGGTGGATCAGATCTTTCCACCCATCCCGAGGGCCGCCGCCTGCATTCTTGTCGATCCTGCAAAAGGCCGCCCAGTTGCCCACAAGCGCAACCGCGCTCGCAGCGGCGAAGAAGGCCCAGCACAGCCGCCAAGAGATACCAAGCAGCACCATGACAAGGGCAGCAAGGCCTGCCAGTGCGATACCAATACCGGTGCCGGTGCTGACAACCGACAGCGCCGCGGGCCGGTTCTGGTCGCTGACATATCGGTGTATTGCATTGTTGAACGGCGTCCATGCCAGTCCCGCGCTCGATGCAGCGGTAAAGACGCCAAGCGCCAGAACAGGCAGGTTCGGCGCAAGGGCCACGAGGCCCATACCAAAAGTGGCGGCGGCCAGACCGGACAGCACCGGCAATCCCGGCCCGCGTCGGTCGAGCAAGGCCTGCGCGATCAGTAACCCGATCAGGAAACCAAAGAATCCAAGGCTGGACACGAACCCGACCGCAGAGGATGACATGGAAAAAGCCGACCTGAATTCAGGCACGAACAGGCCAAACCCCATCCGGGCTGGCCCGAAACCAATAGCGGTTGCGGCGAAGCCCGCCGCAGACAGGCTCCAGAAATATCTCATGCCACTGCCCTTTCTGCGGGCTCCCAACTGCATCGCTGCAAGATTGGTTCCGCCGCTGCCCGCTTCAGTGGCGTGCGCGTCATTATTCGGGCCGGAATATCTGCGGGGGCACTGCGCATGGCATCAGGTAAGGGGGAACAACAGGGCGGGTTCCGGGTTAGGTCGTTCAAAAGCGAAGGATCCCAAGATGACCAAGAAACCCAAACCCTCCCGCGGCATGCCTCGCAGCCTGCTTTATGCAATGATCCCGGGTGGTTTCCTGTTGCTTGTCCTTATCATGGTATTGGCCGGGCAATCGAGAGACGAAGCCGAGGAAGAGCCCGCCACTGTGGTCGAGCAACCTACCGGGGCTCAAAATTAGCGCTGCCGCAGATTCGCTTACAGTCGAAATGACCTTTTCGAGAATATGTTGCGGAAAAGCGGGATCCCGTTTCCGCTGCGTGAATATGCACCGCTATAGGGTTTGTGTCGGGCGTGTAACCAAGCCCGCACGGAATTCGGGCACCGACCTGCAAGTCCGGTATGTCGCCATACGCGTTGCAACAAAAGCAGAGGCTTCGCAGAACCAAGCACGTCCGCGCAAGCGCCTTATACAGCGCATCATCCCCATCGCTTGTTTTTTTCCCCTTTCTGTCAAAGTGGTGAATGCGCGCATCGGGCTGGAACAAAACCGCAGGTCCGCTGTTGGGAGGGCACGAAGACTGTCCCCGAACGCGAAGGGGACGGAATTTGAATTGTGAATCAGGAGGTTCAGAAATGAAACGACTTATCACGACCACTGCACTCGCACTTATCATGGCGGGACCCGCAGTCGCACAGACCACCGAGGGCCAGCAAGATGGCACTCAGGCAGGGCAACCAGACGCGCAATCCGGCTTGGATGGCGTCCATCAGGGTGCCATGCAGCATGGCGACCTTCTTGCCAGCGAGCTGATGGATGCGCAGATATTTGCGCCCGCACAGGGGCAGCAACAAGGCCAGCAGGACCAGCAAGGTTTGCAAGATCAGCAGGGCCAGTTCGGCAGCCGCTGGGCAGAGCCGATGGGTGCCGAACAGCTTGAAGGCATGGAAAACATCGGCACTGTCAACGACCTGTTGCTGGATGAACAAGGCAGCGTTCAGGCTGTTCTGGTCGATGTGGGCGGGTTCCTAGGAATGGGCGCCCGGCAAGTTGCCATCGGGCTGGATCAGGTTAGCTTTGTCACCGACCCAGACGACGCAACACAGGTTTCCATCGTAACCACGATGGGGGCTGATACGCTTGAAGATGCGCCGGAGTTTGACCAGACAGCGCAGCAAGACCGTGGCATGCAGCAGGATGGTGTTCAGCAAGAGGGCACTTTGCAAGATGATGCTTCGCAACAGGACATGCAGCAACAAGACGCGCAGCAGCAGGATGAATGGCGCGGTGACCGCGAAAGTCTGATGGCGCCGGATATCCAGCGCGACGGCTACCAGCAAGCGCAAGCCAACGAGATTTCGGCCGACGACCTGCTTGATGCCAATCTTTATGACGTGAACGACAACAATGTCGGCAATGTCACGGATGTCGTGCTTGGCCCGGAAGGCGAGGCGCAATACATCGTTGCAGATGTCGGCGGCTTCCTTGGCCTTGGCGCGCATACTGTGGCCATCGGCTTTGATGAACTGTCGGTTATGCACGACGAAGGCATGGCGGATTTGCGCATCTATGTTGATGTCACAGAGGACACGCTAAGCACAATGCCGGAATATGGCGGCAACTGAGTCAGGAGCTGCCTGATCTGGCCACGCGGCGGCATCTGTGTTTCCCTCCCTCGTGGGTGCCGTGCGCCAAACCACAGCTCCGGATGCACCGGGCGGTCCTATGGCCGCCCGGTGTCTTTGTTTGCGCACCTGAATATTGCACGGGCCGGCATATGCCCGGAAAGTGTTGGCCTGTATGCCGCAACACCGGAACATTCGTCGCGCCGAAAAGTTATTGGTCAGAACGGCGGCGTGTGTGTCAACCGGACGTGACGGCATGAGGCACAGGACTGGTTTTTCCGGTTTCCCACCTGGCCAATGGATCGGCACCACCCTCTGTCCCGTCCACGCGTTGCCGTTCGTCCGCCTTTCTGTGGCCAATCGGTGTTTGGGCATGGCGCCCCCCCTCATTGCTTGGGGTTGTCACGCAACAGGTCGTTGAATGCGGTGTGAATGTGACGTGGGCGGATTTGACGTGTCAGCAGACTCTGTGGAACAAAGTGGGTGTGGCCGTTCTTATACTCGGCGTTGAATGTCTTACTTGCGCCCACCACACGCTCCCCCTGCCCCGAGATTGCGACAACAGTGACCGTCACATGTTCAATCTTGTCGGTGGACCATTCCTGTCCCAGCCTGATCCAGGTTCGTCTGACCACATCGGCCAGTGACCCAATGTCGACCGTCTGACCGGGGTGCAGGGTTCCGCGGTTGGTACGTGCCAGCGGGTCTTCGATGTCATTTTGATCGATCTCCTCGCGTTCTGTTACGATCACCCGCGCAGAATACCCGTTGTCGAACAGTTCTGCGGCGATCCCCTGCACATATAGCGGGTTTGAACTGAGGTTGGTGACAAGGCAGCGGGAGCGCTCGCCATCCGCCGCGCCGATATCAATATGGATCACGCTTCGCGACTGCCGCAGGTGGTTGACCAGAAATATCTGTAGATAGGCGGCCCAGATCACCACAAGAAGCCCGTTCAGCAAGACGTTCAGAATTTCGGCATGTTGCGCAAGGTACTGGAGCATGTTGTTTGTCGGGCCTCGGTGGTTGGCTGTGCCGCGCAACCATCAACTGGATATGTTGCGGGTTTGCGCAGCCAGCGTTTTTGGGCTTTGCGTCGTGATGATCATCACGTCAGCGATCTGCAAAAATGATGTGGCCTTAGCCGTCCCTTCAACACTCGCTTGCGGAAGATGTTCCTCGCACATGTCCCCGCGTCCTGCGCCTCAGGCAATAAATCGCCGCGCAGGCAGGGCGAGTATTCCGACGGGACAAGTATGCTGGCCGAAGTCCAATACCCTATCCGACCCTCAGCGAATTCCCGCTTAAGTTGTAATTCCCGACCCATAACACGGAACCGTCTGCGTGAAATTGTGTTGAATCCGTTTGCAAGGGCAACATTCGATAAAACGGAAAAGAGCTAGCACTATGCCTGATGATCGTCCTCAGACACCCGACCCGAACACCGAAGAAGATATTGTGGCACTTATCCCGGCGCTGCGCGCTTTTGCGCGAACATTCTATGCAAATACAAGCGATGCAGACGACCTTGTTCAGGAAACCCTGACCAAGGCACTGAACAAAATCCATCAGTTCAAGTCCGGGACCAGGCTGAAATCCTGGCTGTTCACCATTATGCGCAATACCTATTGCACCCGGTTCAAGATCGCCACACGAGAACCGCCGGGAAAGCTGGATTGTGTCGCCGGTCAGGTTGGCAGCCCGCCAAGTCAGGAATGGTCGATACGCAAACGCGAGCTTTGGGAAGCGATCCACCGGTTGCCCCGCGCTCAGCGCGAGGTGATTGTAATGATCGGCGTTCTGGGCATGAGTTACAAGGAAACGGCTGATATATGCGGGTGCGAAATCGGTACGGTGAAAAGCCGCCTGAACCGCGCGCGGCTGCAATTGCTCAACGATCTGGGCGAGCAGACCCCAAGTGGCAGCACCAGCGACGTGACTACGCCTGTCTCTGCCGACATTCCACTTACGAGATAAGCGCGGCCCGGTTACGGGCGTGGCCTGAAAAACCCGGCTGCCGTTCCTTGCTCAACGTCCAATCAAGGAGGGCTTTATGAATCTTCTGGTCATTCTTGGTCACCCCCGCATTGATAGTCTGTGTGGCGCATTGGCTGCGGCCTATGCCACCGGCGCGAAAAGCGCGGGTTGCACCGTGCAGACGCTTGAACTGGGCGAGATGACGTTCAATCCTGATGTTGAAATCCCCTCACCCACAGATCAGCCGCTGGAGCCGGATCTGGAACGCGCCCGCGACCTGATCATCTGGGCCGATCATCTGGTATTCGTCTTTCCAAACTGGTGGGGCATGATGCCTGCGCGTTTGAAGGGGTTTCTGGACCGTGTTCTTTATCCGGGCTTCGCCTTCCGCGAGGACGGCGGGCATTATTATGGCCTGCTGGCGCCGCGCACGGCTGAATTGCTGATCACCATGGATGTGCCGCCGCCAATTTACCGCTGGGTGCAGGGTGCACCCGGCCAACGCGCGATGACACGCGCAACACTGGGGTTGTGCGGGATCAAGACACTTGGCGTGCATCACTTTTCCCCGCCCGGTCATTCCGAGGCCCCGACCCGCGCCGCATGGGTGACACAGGCGCGCGCATTGGGGGAACGGCTGACTGAGGGGCCGCGCCGCCCCGTGCGCCGCCGTCTGCACCTGCTGGGGCAATGGTTGCTGGCGGTGCGGCCGCAATTCTTTCCGATGAGTGTGCTTGCCTATACACTGGGGGCATTGTTGCTGTTGCAGCCGCTGAATGCACTTGCCTTTGGCGCGGGGCTGGTGGCGATGGTCGCACTCAAGGCCGCGACGGTGCTGACCAATGACATCTTTGATCGCGAAAGTGATGCAGCAAACCGAAACTGGGGGCCGTTTAACGGCGGGGGGCGCAGCCTGCATGAAGGGGTGCTTTCGCTGCGCGATCTTTGGCACGGGGTCTGGGTGGCGCTGACAGTCTGCGCATTGGCGGCGCTGGTCCTGTTATTCGCGGTGCCCAACCCCGGCGCGGTGGCGCTGGTGCTGGGGGGTCTGATGATTCTGGCGTTGGGCTACACCCTGCCGCCCATAAAACTGTCGCACAGGGGCTTGGGCGAACTGGATGTGGCGCTGACCCATGGGCCGGGCGTGCTGTTGCTGGGGTTCGTCGCGCAAGGCGGTGATCTGCTGGCGATAGACGCATGGGCGACGGGGCTGACCATCGGGCTTGCGGTCTTGCCCGCGATCATGCTGGCGAACATCCCCGACATCACGGCTGATGCGGCGGCGGGCAAGACTACGCTGGCGGTGCGTCTTGGCGCGGCCCGTGTCACGCGGCTGGCGCAGGGTCTGACGGGACTATCAGCACTGGCGGCACTTACGCTGGCGGTGTTTGTGCCAGCGGTGGGCCTGTTGCTGCCGCTGATCGCTGTCCCCTATGCCGCGTTGCAGGTCTGGATGCTGGAGCGCTACCGGCGCAAAGGTGCCCCTGTCGGACGCATCGATCTGTTGCTGGTGATGGCGCTAAGCTATGTGGCTTTGTTCGTGCTTCTTCCGCTGATCGGAGTCTGGTAGCCCATAGTCCTGACCGGTGCCCAAACGCGCCGCTGCCCGCGACAATCGGCAGATTGCGCAGCATTGCCCGACATGCGTGGAACACCTGCACCTTTGGCTGGTTAGGGCGGACACCAACCAAAGGAGCAAACTCATGATCGACGACACAAGCACATCGAGAGTCGCAGCGCAGGACGCGGATACTGACGAAACGCGGCGGCTGATTTCCTCCAGCAAGGTCGAGGGCACCAATGTCTACAACCTCGAAGGCGAGCATGTCGGCAGCGTTAACAGCTTCATGGTCGACAAGCATTCTGGCAAGGTTTCATATGCAGTGATGTCCTTCGGCGGCTTCCTCGGCATCGGGGAACGCTATCACCCGCTGCCATGGGGCGCGCTGAAATACGATACCAATGCTGGCGGCTATATCGTCAACATTACGCGCGAACAGCTTGAGGGCGGCCCCAGCTTTGCCCGCGACGAAGACCCGTGGACCGACCCTGAATATGGTCGTCGGGTGCACAGTCATTACGGACTTCCTTACAGTATGTGATCCCTTCATCCGTGGCGGCACATCTGAGGGCCGCCACGGCACCCCTTTTGCAGTTGCGAGAGAAGAGAGAATGGCAATAAGCGAAGGAAAGCGCGGCCTTGCGCATGGCAGCGTCACGGACCTGCTGGCGCTTGTGACAGATATGGCCCTGCCAACGCTGTCCAAGGGCGTGCTGCGCCGCCGTCCGCGTGTGGTGGGCTTGCTGGAAAACACCGGGACCGAAGCGCGCGGCATTCGCCGCCTGCAAGCGTTGCGACAGAAATACGCCGGACAAGCGGTGCTGCTTTCCGCATTCGGGCGCAAACATCTGATCCTGACAGACCCTGCGCAGGTGCAATATGTCCTGCAACAAACCCCGGCATTGTTCCAAAGCAGCAGTGACGAGAAAACCTCGGCGCTGGCCCATTTCGAGCCGGGCGTGTCGCTTGTCTCGGACGGGACCGAGCGCCAGACCCGCCGCAACTTCAATGCAGAGGTGTTGGACGAAGGTTGTCCGATGCACAGCCTGTCGGGCCCGTTCCGGCAAGTTGTGCGCCATGAATTCGGCGGCCTGCTTAGCGCTTTGCAGCGCGGTGATGACACGCACCTGTCATGGGAGCATTTCGAGGCCGCGTGGAACCGCGTTATCCGCTGTATCCTGCTGGGCACACCTGCACGCGATGACGATGCACTGACCGCCATGCTCAACAAATTGCGCGAGACAGGAAACTGGGCCTTTCTGCACCCCGGACGCAAGCGCCTGCGGCGCAAATTCCATGACGCACTTCAAACGCATCTGGACCACGCCGACCCGTCCAGTCTGGCCGGGCTTGCGGCACAATCCCCCGCCCAAAGCAAGGCGCGGCCATCAGACCAGTTTACCCATTATATGTTTGCTTTCGATCCAGGTGGTATGGCGACCTTCAGGGCACTCGCACTGCTGGCAGCGCATCCTGAAACCCTGCAGGTTGTCCGCGCTCGGCTTG
Proteins encoded in this window:
- a CDS encoding ferritin-like domain-containing protein — encoded protein: MSDARKYVDQWLRDAHAMEKQAESILEGQVSRIKNYPELAERMQAHLEETISQRKRLEACIERRGISTSGVKDVSAKFTAMMQNLGGVFAGDEVVKGVLASYAFEAMEIASYRILAEAAMAEGDFETAQLCKEICQEEEAMADWLKEHMPRITTAFLGHAASENADAKR
- a CDS encoding DUF421 domain-containing protein, with amino-acid sequence MMEDIWSTISWSLGLNEADLETRHMALRAVVVFIFSVVIVRLGKKRFIGENTAFDVILGVMLGSIISRAITGQSPFVPTLTAAVVIVALHWLFSQIAVRWDAFGMLVKGSTRVLVKDGVADWKAMKRGNISQNDLLEALRLKARISDWNEVKEARLERNGEISVILKQK
- a CDS encoding MFS transporter gives rise to the protein MRYFWSLSAAGFAATAIGFGPARMGFGLFVPEFRSAFSMSSSAVGFVSSLGFFGFLIGLLIAQALLDRRGPGLPVLSGLAAATFGMGLVALAPNLPVLALGVFTAASSAGLAWTPFNNAIHRYVSDQNRPAALSVVSTGTGIGIALAGLAALVMVLLGISWRLCWAFFAAASAVALVGNWAAFCRIDKNAGGGPRDGWKDLIHPPAIPLFAIGFAYGTTSAVFIAFAADHMVNSGGMRGIPVNATPAFVYICYGLFGLTGLLTGRVRDRIGLPVLLRLLMLAGAISVSVAAIFPDNWMGLAVSSGLQGVHVMMTSAVLAFWSERLFPALPSLSFTAALLAAAAGSVLGPALAGVASDAFGAGAMLLGTATLPILTALVLRNRHVRDTPR
- a CDS encoding PRC-barrel domain-containing protein, whose product is MKRLITTTALALIMAGPAVAQTTEGQQDGTQAGQPDAQSGLDGVHQGAMQHGDLLASELMDAQIFAPAQGQQQGQQDQQGLQDQQGQFGSRWAEPMGAEQLEGMENIGTVNDLLLDEQGSVQAVLVDVGGFLGMGARQVAIGLDQVSFVTDPDDATQVSIVTTMGADTLEDAPEFDQTAQQDRGMQQDGVQQEGTLQDDASQQDMQQQDAQQQDEWRGDRESLMAPDIQRDGYQQAQANEISADDLLDANLYDVNDNNVGNVTDVVLGPEGEAQYIVADVGGFLGLGAHTVAIGFDELSVMHDEGMADLRIYVDVTEDTLSTMPEYGGN
- a CDS encoding sigma-70 family RNA polymerase sigma factor; amino-acid sequence: MPDDRPQTPDPNTEEDIVALIPALRAFARTFYANTSDADDLVQETLTKALNKIHQFKSGTRLKSWLFTIMRNTYCTRFKIATREPPGKLDCVAGQVGSPPSQEWSIRKRELWEAIHRLPRAQREVIVMIGVLGMSYKETADICGCEIGTVKSRLNRARLQLLNDLGEQTPSGSTSDVTTPVSADIPLTR
- a CDS encoding NAD(P)H-dependent oxidoreductase; translated protein: MNLLVILGHPRIDSLCGALAAAYATGAKSAGCTVQTLELGEMTFNPDVEIPSPTDQPLEPDLERARDLIIWADHLVFVFPNWWGMMPARLKGFLDRVLYPGFAFREDGGHYYGLLAPRTAELLITMDVPPPIYRWVQGAPGQRAMTRATLGLCGIKTLGVHHFSPPGHSEAPTRAAWVTQARALGERLTEGPRRPVRRRLHLLGQWLLAVRPQFFPMSVLAYTLGALLLLQPLNALAFGAGLVAMVALKAATVLTNDIFDRESDAANRNWGPFNGGGRSLHEGVLSLRDLWHGVWVALTVCALAALVLLFAVPNPGAVALVLGGLMILALGYTLPPIKLSHRGLGELDVALTHGPGVLLLGFVAQGGDLLAIDAWATGLTIGLAVLPAIMLANIPDITADAAAGKTTLAVRLGAARVTRLAQGLTGLSALAALTLAVFVPAVGLLLPLIAVPYAALQVWMLERYRRKGAPVGRIDLLLVMALSYVALFVLLPLIGVW
- a CDS encoding PRC-barrel domain-containing protein: MIDDTSTSRVAAQDADTDETRRLISSSKVEGTNVYNLEGEHVGSVNSFMVDKHSGKVSYAVMSFGGFLGIGERYHPLPWGALKYDTNAGGYIVNITREQLEGGPSFARDEDPWTDPEYGRRVHSHYGLPYSM
- a CDS encoding cytochrome P450, coding for MAISEGKRGLAHGSVTDLLALVTDMALPTLSKGVLRRRPRVVGLLENTGTEARGIRRLQALRQKYAGQAVLLSAFGRKHLILTDPAQVQYVLQQTPALFQSSSDEKTSALAHFEPGVSLVSDGTERQTRRNFNAEVLDEGCPMHSLSGPFRQVVRHEFGGLLSALQRGDDTHLSWEHFEAAWNRVIRCILLGTPARDDDALTAMLNKLRETGNWAFLHPGRKRLRRKFHDALQTHLDHADPSSLAGLAAQSPAQSKARPSDQFTHYMFAFDPGGMATFRALALLAAHPETLQVVRARLASGEDHADPLLRATLLESLRLWSTTPVILRQARIDIDWRGDTLPAKTQVVIYAPFFHRDDETLTEAHSFAPGLWPEGRVLRDTRFVPFSDGDGICPARDLVLMTGAMVLAELLGTHTAALQDPKRLDASRPLPPTLDNYTLAFHLTAA